Within Desulfobacter sp., the genomic segment TCCTGGAACAGGGGCAGTTGTGCCGCGTCGGCAATGATGTTCACGGCATCGTCTTCTGAAAGATGGCCGATGCGGATGACAAGATTGTACAATGAGGAGTCAAACAGGTCGATATCGTATAGGAACATGGCCCATTTGCGACGTTCTTCGTCATCTTTTTTCAGCAGCAGCCGGGCCTGGTCCGCCGTGGTGCCGGACCGCTCCATCTCCGCCTGGATCCGGCTGTCTATATCGGCCACGATTCTGACTTTCAGCACATGGGAAATGCTTTTGATATAGTGGTGGCCGCTGAGGCCGTGGTATACGATGTCCCCGGCCATGAACTGCCTGAGCAGGGCGGCCCGCACGGCCGAAATATACCGTTTTTTGCCGTTGGGGAACCGGTCCAGCAGGGAAAAGGCGTCGTGGAGCCCCCGTTTGAGCTTGATTTCAGGCATGTGGAATTCTTCCAGGCTGTCAATGATCTGCCCCCTGGATATACAGGTATACTTCAGTTTTGCGGCCAGTTTTTCAGCAATGGATTTTCCGTAGCGGTAACTGCCTCGGGAGATGGTGATAATGGCCATGGCACACTCCTTTCAAAATAGGGAAACTGCTTTAAGCCAAGAAAAAAGATAACGCTTTATTTTGCATACCACTTTTGGGGTCAATTGTAAAAAATATTAAAATAGCGGCGGGCAGTGACCGCCCCGGCGGTTGTGATCTCTTCTGAACCATATCCGGAATCTATATCGTCATGGTGTTTATCTGTTTGAATTCCAGATGTTTACCATTCCTCCATATCAGTGTAGACTATAGATTCATCCCTTCCTTTGTTAATGCTGTAAAGGAGTATGCCATGTATGTTCAGGACGTGATGGATACGAAATTCCGCTGCCTGCATCCCGGGCAGAGCATTGCCCAAGCCGTGGCCGAATTCAGGGCTGCGGGAGAGGAAATGAAAAAGAAAATTTTCGGCATGATGGTCATTGACGACGGGGACCGGCTGGCGGGCATGGTCTCCATGTACGATATCCTGCTTTTCATCCGGCCCAAGCATATCCGCATCCTGGGAGAGATGGAGGATATTGACCTGGACCGGATCTTTGACGGGATCAATAAACGGATTCAGAACATCCGGGTGGAGGATCTCATGTCAACGGAGCTTACGACGGTCCGGCCGGATACCCACCTGTTCATGGCTATGGACATCATGGTGAGAAAGCACCTGAGGCGGGTGCCCGTGGTGGACGGGGAGCGGGTGGTGGGGATGCTTTACCGGGGGGATCTTTTTAACCGGCTCATGGACAGGCTGATTCTGGAATGGGAGGTCTGAGGATGCCGATCTACAGGGAACGCAGCGTATTGTCCGGAATGACCGTGGCCAGCGCCATGCAGAAGTCCGTCGTCAGCACGGGGCCGGATACCCCGGTGGACCGGTGCGTCCGGATGATGATCAAGTCCAAAGCCGATGCCGTCCTGGTGGCCGGTGCCGGCGGAGACGCCCTGGGCGTGGTGTCCAAAACCGATGTCATGGGGGCCTTTTATGCCGGCCTGCCCGTGGACATCCGGGCCGGGGATATGATGATGGGGCCGGTGCAGACCTGCGGGCCGGAGGAAAAAATTCACCGGGTGCTGGACCGCATGAAACGCCGGTCCATCCACCAGGTCTTTGTGAAAGATGCCGGCAGCGGCGAAACCATCGGGAAACTGGAATATTCCGATATCGTCGGGCTGCTGTACCGGTATTGCCGGAACTGCGCAAAAAGCCGGCGCCGTCCAAGGGAGATCGAATCACTGCGCCTGCCCCGGCTGAATGTGGCGTCGGTGATGACCACCGGCATTGATGTATGCAGGGAGGACGACAGCCTCTATGCTGTGATGGACCTGCTCTCCCAGGGCAATATCAAGGCGGTGCCCGTTGTGGACCGTGCCGATGCCGCCCTGGGGCTGATTTCAAAAACAGACCTGGTGCTGGCCTATGCCAGGGGGGTGTCGCCGGACCGGCCGGCACGGGAGATGATGAATGCGCCTCTGATTTCCTGCGGCCCCGAAGAACAGCTGGCCCGTGCCATATTGAAGATGTTTTTTGCCGATATCGGCCATCTGTTTGTTGCCGCCGGGGAATCCGGAAAAATTGTGGGGGTGCTTTCCCTCTCCGATGCCGCCCGGTTCAGATCAGGCACCTGCCGGGCCTGCAGTGCCGGGCGGCTGGTGTAGGGGACTGAAACAGGGCCCGGCTTTCCAGGCCTGTTTCAGATGGCGCCTATCGCAGCGTGTTGGTGGATTCGATAATCTTGTTTGTCCCGGCGATATCGCCCATGGCCATGATGTGGATGCCGTCGGCATGGCCGATGATTTCCTTTATAAAATCGCAGGCGATGTCAATGCCCGAAGCCCCCTGGTTTTCCATGCGGTCGATGATATGGTCCGGCACGTCTATGCCCTCTACGTTCTGGGTCATGAATTTGGCCATTTTCACGCTTTTCAGGGGCATGATGCCCACCAGAACGGGCTTGCCCAAAGATTTGGCGTCCTTGAGGAACTCAATGGTCCTTTCGGCATCGTAGACCACCTGGGTCTGGAAGAAGTCTGCGCCGGCGTCGATTTTTTTTTGCATCCGTTCCAGTTCCGCTTCCCGCTTTTTGGCAATGGGCATGGCCGTGCAGGAGACGGTGAAATCCGTATTGCCGCCGAATTCCTTATCGTTATAGTCCAGGCCCGAATTCATTTTTTTGATCAGCCGTACCAGGTCAAAGGTATTGTAATCGTAAACCGCCTTGGAGGGATAGGGGCCGTGCTTGGGGGGATCGCCGGTGGTCACCAGGATGTGGCGAATCCCCAGGGCATGGGCGCCGAGCAGGTCGGCCTGGGTGCCCAGAAGGCTGCGGTCCCGGCAGGTGAAATGGGGGACGGCGTCAATGCCCAGGCCGCTCTGGATGAGGCTTCCCATGGAAACGGCGCTGATCCGCAGGTTTCCCATGGGGCAGTCATGGATGTTAATGGCGTCCAGGGGCAGATACCCCCTGGCTTTTTCCAGGGACGCCCCGGTGTCCACGCCTTTGACAGGTCCAAGCTCAGTGGTGATGATAAACTTTTTGCCGAATTTTCCGGACAGGGCCATACCGGTCTCCTCTTTCCAGGGTTGACGGTTTTATTTTTCGGATTCGCCCGGATTCATCTGTATTGGGAGGCCCGGGCGAAAATATGAATGGGTAGTCTATACTTTATGCCCGCGGCGGTCAAGCATCCGGTTGACCGCCTCCAGATACTCGGTGTTCATGCAGGGCTTGGAGATATGCCCGGCCAAGGTGTCCTTCCGTGTCAGGGGCTTGAGGGATTCCAGGAATTCGATATTGCCCGAAACAAATAGGATGGGCGTTTTGGCATCGGATTCCCGGATATGGGTATATACATCCATGCCGTTGCCGTTGCCGGCCAGGATATAGTCCAGGCTGACCAGGTCGTATGGATTTGTATCAAAAAGGGCGACGGCCTCTGCCACACTATCGGCCGTGTCCACCTTGTGGCGGCAGGGGGCCTGGGTGAGGATGGTTTTTTGGACACCTGAAATGGCGGGCTCGTCCTCCACCAGGAGGATCTGTTTGCTTGTGTGAATGAGGCCCTGTTTGACGGTTTGTTTTTCCTGCCGGCTCAGCTTTTTCCGTATGACGGGGAAGGAGAGGGTGAAGACCGTACCTTTATCCAGCTGTGATGACACGGTGATCCTGCCCTTGTGCTGGCGGACATATTTTTTCACATTGGCCATGCCGTATCCCGTTCCCCGGATCTCACTGCCGTAGAGATTCAGCTTGTCCCGGCTGCCCTTGAGGGTGAAGGAGGGTTCATAGATCCGGTCCAGGTGTTCCGCGGGGATCCCGCATCCGTTGTCCCGGATCTCAATGAAGATCTGGTCTTCTTTGCACCAGGTCTGGACGACGATCTCGGGCGCGTCTGTTTTACTCAGGGCATGGACGGCATTAATGAGCAGGTTGACCAGGGCGTGTTCGATCATGCCCGGGTCTGCCAGGAGTTCGGGCGTCCCCGCCTCATCCTTTCGGACCACCCGGATGCCGTCCAGGTCTTTTTTGAGCAGGTTCAGGACCAGATCGATTTTATCTTTGATGTTGAAAAAATCCTGTTTGGGATCCTGGCTTTTGGCAAAAGCCACCAGGTTCCGGGTGAGGTTTTTGCCCCTCTGGGTCTGCTGGAAGATGAGTGACAGCCGTTTTTTTATCTTTTCATCGCTGCAGTGGCGCAGGGAGAGTTCTGCGTTGCCCATGACAATGCCCAGGATATTGTTGAAGTCATGGGCGATTTTTCCGGCCACCTGGCCCACCAGGGCCAGCTGTTTCTGTTCGCCGGCCACCTTCTGGGCGCTTATTTTTTCCTCCTCGGCCCGGCGGCTTTCGGTGATGTCCCTCATTTCCGTGACGCGGACCGTCCTGCCCCGGTAGGGGATGTTCTGGGCGTGGATCCGCAGGGGATAGATGGTGCCGTCTTTGCGGACCCCTTCCACTTCATAGGGGCGGTCGGATTCGGTATATACCTTTTTCAGTGTCTGGTTACGAAAATCCGGGGCAATGAGGGCCATGCCGTTCATGCCGATGAGTTCTTCCCTGTCATAGCCGGTGAGCTGGGAAAGTCCCTGGTTGCAGTCCAGGATGATGCCGCCGTCATGGATGGCAATACCGCCGAAGGAGGCATTGTGCAGGGTGCGGAACCGTTCCTCGCTGTCCCTGAGCGCCTTTTCCGTTTTCCGGCGTTCCCTGATTTCCTGGGAGAGCTGCTGGTTGACGATTTCAAGGGTCTGGGTCCGGTCCTTTACCTTTTTGTCTAGGGCGGCGTAGCTTTCTTTCAGTTTTTGGGAAAGGGTGTTGAATCCCATGGCCAGGTCGGAGATTTCGTCGTTTCCCCGGGTGTAAATGGGGGGGATTTTAGAATAATCGGACTCCCCTGCGGCGCGGTCAAAGTGGCCGGATATGGTGGCCAGCCGGTTGATGACCAGGTGTTTAATCACCATGACGATGGAAACGAAAAAGATCAGAAGCCCCATGAGACTGGCGATAAATGTGGTGCCCATTTCCTTCCAGAACTGTTGTGAAATGCGGGTTAATGGGATGGCCACCATGTCCATGCCGATGACCCGGCCCATGGGCCGGTTGAATCCGGCAGCAGGTCCGTATTTTTCTATGATGGAGGCCGGCGCGTCTGCGGGATCCCCGTGGCAGAGGGCGCAGGAGGTTTCCATCCGCCTGGCGTTGAATTTGGCCATATAGGGCTTGCCCTGGATGGTGATTGTGCCTTCCCAGCGTTTCAGGTCCGGGGTCTGGTTGAAAAGCGTTATGATTTCCATCTCTTCCGGGCCGGCCTGGTTGATGGGGTTTCTGGGATTATCCGAGGAAAATTTGATGATATAGTCGGGAAATTCCGTTCTCACATCTTCAAAAATGGACCGGGCCGCATAGGAGGTGGACATGGCCTCCAGGATGAAGTCATCCTCGCCGATGAGGTCGTAAAGCACCGGCCGGATGTGGTTTCCCACATAGCTTCTGATGGCCAGGTCGAATTTAAGGGCCATGGCGGCCTGTTCGCCGATGACCTCGTAGGTCCGGTTCCGGGTCTGGGTATATGCGGCATAGAATAAAAGGAGCGAAAATAATATGGCGATGCTGCCGATGGCTGCCAAAAGCTTTGAGGTAATACTTTTCACCCAACTTCCTCCGGGGCTGTGTCCGTCCAGTTTTCTGCTTGTGGATTTTCCAGTTATATTGGGGCCATCATAACGGGACGGGGGGAAATCGTCAAATATGAAATGACAGGGCCCGGAGGCGGGCTGTACGGAAAACATGGACCCTGGCCGCCCAAGCGGCCAGGCCGGAAACCGTGTTGTGCCGATCCCCGGCCGGCCGCTTTGCGGTGCTGTGTCAAGGCAATGTCAGGATGCATCCAGAAAGTTGCGGTTGACCTGGTCCCAGTTGATGATGTCGAAAAAGGCCTTGATGTAATCCGGCCTCCGGTTCTGGTATTTCAGGTAATAGGCATGCTCCCAGACATCCAGGCCCAGGATCGGGGTTTTCCCGACACTGAGGGGATTGTCCTGGTTGGGGGTTGCCATGACGGCAAGTTTTCCCCGGTCGGCCACCAGCCAGGTCCAGCCCGATCCGAACAGGAGCGCGGCTTTCTGGGAGAATTCCTCCCTGAAGGCCTCAAAGCTGGTGAAGTCCCGGTTGATGGCCTCAATGACGGCGCCGCCCGGTGCGGTCTCTTTTTTGAGCAGGGGCCAGAAGAAGCTGTGGTTGGCATGGCCGCCGCCGTGGTTGCGCACGGCGGTGCGGATTTCTTCGGGCACCCGGGAGAGATCGGAGATCAGTTTTTCCACGGGCAATGCCGCCAGTTCGTCATGGCCCTTGAGGGCGGCGTTGAGTTTATCCACATAGGTCTGGTGGTGTTTGGTGTGGTGGATCTCCATTGTTTTGGCGTCAATAAAGGGTTCCAGCGCATCGTAGTCATATCCGAGTGATGGCAGGGTATGGGGCATGGTTCACCTCCGTATATATAGTTCGCAGACCCGCTGCGATATTTTTATTTTAGATGCAGATTTTTTTCTGCAATCAGGAGAAATATAAGGATGGGTTTGACGAGAGTCAAGGATGGCAGACTGAGTTAGTTAAGAAAGACTTTTTAAAGGTGAATGATAACTATCCCGCCCCGGCCGTAGCCGAAATGGGAAAAGAGGCCGCCGTAGCCCGTGGAAATGCCCCGGTAAAATCTTGAAAAGGGGAGGGTGTAAGGCCTGGGCTGGGAGGGGTCCACGTCCAGGATAATGACCTTTCCGGTGGTCGGGTCAAAGCCCCCCACCGGGGAAATATGGGGGATGTTCAGTTCCTTGACGAAGCTGCCCTGGTCGAAATGGGCGATGACCAGGCAGTCGTCCCGGGTCTGGAACGCCTTCAGGCCGGCAACAATATCCGCTTTGGCCGCCAAGGTGCCTTTGCCGCCCCTGCCCCGGACCACCTCAACCCTGGAATGGGGAATCCTGTAAGCCGTAAGGCTGGCCCGGACCACCTCTGCAAGGATGTCAATGGGAAGCCCCCTTCTGCCGTTGTGGCCGTCGGGTCCCATTCTTTCCTTCCAGTGGGCCGCCCTGACCCGGTCCAGGATCTCTTGCTGGGTGACGGGCCGGTCCAAGGGCATCCGGGTGTGTTCTGCCAGGGTATTGACTGCAGAAACCACCGAGGCCACGGAACATGAGGACTCGTGGAACTGTTTGACATGGTGGCGGAACAGTCCGGCCCTGAGGGTGGGGCCCTTTTTTTCCGACGGTCCCGGGGTGAAATACTCGGCCTGGCCCGGACCGAAACAGCCGGTGCGGGTCAGGCGGTGGAAAGAATAGCGCACCATGAGCAGGATGCGGACGACATATCTGTAGATAAGGGGCATGGCGTTTTGGTTCTCTTCGCAGGCAGGCCGGCCTTACCGCTGGGGAATCAGGGTCTCGGTGCCGCCCATTTTCAACGCCAGTCCCTGGTCCGTATCCTCCAGGCGCCGGACCATTTTAGCCAGGGCCTGCTGGCTGAATTTGATCAGGTGGTCGGGGGCGTCGATATAGAGGCTGTCGTTCCGGATGAACAGGGTGGAAGGATCAAGGGGAAACCTGTCGGTGGTGTTGAGAACCAAAACGATTGTCTCCCCTTCGTTGCCGGTGTCCTTTGATCTGACATCCACCGCAAAAACAGCGGTCTCCTCATAGGGGAAATAGACCTTTTCCTCCCGCTGGTCGTCAATCATCTGACTTAGAAAGTATCCCTGGTTATCCTTTTGGATGGACCGGTTGAAATGGCTGATGATTTTCGGGTGCTCGAACCGGCCGTGTTCGTTGTGCCAGATGCCGTTGCCGTCCATGCGGAAGACGGCTTTTTCTTTGGGGATGACAATGGTTTTGTGGTGCGGGGCCATGCGTTCCTTGTCCTCTCTATTCGGTCTAAATAAATTAGATGGGCTGAACAATCAGCCCCAAAAGAATATTTACCCTAAAACCTGTGGATGGACAAGAATGAACTGGCAAAAGCCCCTTAAAAAACTAGGCGGGAAAGAGCCAGCTCATTATGGAAAAGGAAACGGCCAGGAGCACCGCTACTTTGGTGCATTCCAGGAGTTTGCGCTGCAGCGGGGTGTGGGCCGCCAGAAATCCGTTCCGCCAATAGTCCTGAATACCCGGCCTGGAGTCTTCGCCGGCCACCAGATAACGCATCATTGTGAACCAGTAATTTTTCATTTTTATCTCCTTATGGTGAAAACCTTTACGTTCATTAAAAATCCTGTTGTAAAAGAATATAGTTATGGATACAAAAATAACAGAAGCAGAACCTTTAAAAAAAAAGCAGAGCAGATGTGAAAAACCAAGAGGGAAAATTCCTTTATTCGGATCTGGCGGACAGGATTCAGGCCCGCATTGAAAGCGGGGGATACCGGCTCTCGGAAAAGCTGCCCTCGCTCAGGGCCCTTTGCCGGACCACGGGATACTCCATGACCACGGTGCTTCAGGCCTATGTGGAGCTGGAAAAGCGGGGCATTGTGGAGTCCCGGCACCGGTCCGGGTATTTTATCCGGCCGCGGCGGAAACGGCTGCGGCCCGTGCCGGAAATCCGGGACCACGAGGTGGTGCCCGTCAAGGTGACCATGGACCGGCTGATCCATGAACTCACCCGTGATATGAGCGACCCCGGCGTACTCAAGCTGGGGGGCGTCACCGTGGCCCCGGGGCATCTGCCGGTGAAACGGCTGCACAGCCACCTGCGCACCATTTCCAAAAAAGAGAGCCCCGGGCTCATCGCCGGATATGCCCATCCCCAGGGGGACGGGCTGCTCCGGCACCAGATATCCAACCTGCTTTTTCCCATCCTTCCCCATATTACCCAGGAGGATATCATCATCACCAACGGCTGCACCGAGGCCCTGGACATGAGCCTCAAGGCCGTGGCCGAACCCGGCGCCGCCATCATTGTGGAATCCCCCACAGATCCCTGGCTGAGGCAGATCATCATGGATTCCCGGATGTATGCCCTGGAAATTCCCGCCGATCCGGTCACGGGCATCGACCTGGACCGGATGGCGGCCATACTGGACAGGGAAAAGATCGCCGCCTGCATCATGAACCCCAATTGTCAGAATCCCCTGGGCTTTATCATGCCCGACGACAACAAAAAACGGGCCCTCTCCCTGCTGTCGGCCAGGGGGATTCCCATCATAGAAAACGATATCTGCGGCGACATCTACTTTGGTGCATCCCGGCCCAACCCCGTAAAAAAATGGGATGACCAGGGCAATGTGCTCTATTGCTCCTCCTTTTCCAAGGTGCTGGCCCCGGGGCTGCGCATCGGCTGGGTGGTGCCGGGACGGTTTAAAAAAATCATCAAGCGGATGAAGCTGAACCGCTCTTTGATTTCCCCCACCCTGAACCAGGCCCTGGTGGCCGCCTACCTCAAGGAGGGCACCTATGATCGCCACCTGCGCCGGCTGAGGGAAACCATCCGGCGCCAGCACGGCTATTGCGCCGCCGCCGTCCACCGTTACTTCCCGGCATCCGTTAAAATGACCTCTCCGGCAGGGGGGCTCTCCCTCTGGCTGGAACTGCCCCGGGGGGTGTCCGGCCGGGAGGTTTATTTTGAGGCCAAAAAAAAGGGGATCTCCATTCTCCCGGGGTTTTTATGCTCCAGCTTTGATGCCTTTGAGCGGTATATCCGCATCGGCTACGGCAGGGTCTGGGACCAGGAGGTGGAGGATGCCGTTGCGCAAATCGGAAAGATCGTGTACCAATTGGCCGACAAGAATTCCGTAACCAAGGCATAGGAAACTAATGAATACCCAGGCAACCGTTGACCAGATCAGTATCATGACCATGAACCTCAGGTTCGGCCTGGCCAAGGACGGGGACAACGGCTGGGACCGGCGGCGGGAACTGGTCCGGCGTCTCCTCGGCCGGTATCCGGTTGACCTTATCTGCTTTCAGGAGGTGAACCATTTCCAGGCGGCATTTCTGAAGGAGACCCTGAGCGGGTACGGCCACATCGGCCATTACAACAGGGAGGTCCCCTGGTGGCAGTCCAATATGATTTTTTACCGGGAGGACTGGACCTGCCTGGGCAGCCGCCACCATTTTTTAAGCCACACCCCGGATATCCCCTCAAAGCTTGACGGGTCGAAATGGCCCCGGCAGTGCGTGGTGGGCTGGTTTGAAAAGCAGGGGCAGCAGATCCTGGCGGCCAATACCCATTTTGATTTTGACGCCGGGGTGCAGGCGGAAAGCGCCGGCCTGGTCATGGCGTTTATCGATACCTTCCCCCCGGGGCTGCCGGCCCTGGTCTGCGGGGATTTCAATGCGGAACCGGACTCTCCGGCGGCCGACCGGTTTTCTGCCGGGGGATTCCATGAGGTCTTTTCCGGGGAGGAGATCACCACTTTCCATGAGTTCAAGGGGGGGCGCAATGGCCCCCACATCGACTGGATCCTCTATCGGGGAGGCCTGGAGAAGCAGGGGGCCCGGGTCCTTGACGATGACTTTTCAGGCCGGTTCCCCTCGGACCATTATCCGGTCCAGGCCCGCTTTACCCTTGAGGCCCGGGCCAGATGAGCCCGGAAACAGATGCCGGGATCCTTCCCTTCCATCCCCTGATCCGGGACTGGTTTCTCCGGGCCAAGGGTGCTCCCACGGATGTCCAGGCAGAGGCCTGGCCAAGGATTGCCGCAGGGGAGCATATCCTGGTGACCGCCCCCACCGGCTCCGGCAAGACCCTTACCGCCTTTTTATGGGCCCTGAACCAGCTGGCCACCGGCGCCTGGTCCCGGGGGCAGGTGAGGGTGCTCTACGTATCCCCCCTCAAGGCCCTGAACAATGACATCCGGGAAAACCTCCTAAGCCCCCTGGCTCAGATCCGGGAATCCTTTGAAAGGGCCGGAGAAAATTTTCCCGGAATCCGGGTGCTCACCCGAAGCGGGGATACCCCCCAGGGGGAGCGCCGGAAAATGTACCGCCACCCCCCCGAGATTCTCATCACCACCCCGGAAAGCCTGAACCTGCTGATCAGTTCAACATCCGGCTGCCTCATTCTGGGGGGGATCAAAACCGTTGTGCTGGATGAGGTGCATGCCTGCGCCGGTTCAAAGCGGGGCGTCCACCTGATCACGGCCGTGGACCGCCTGGTCCGGCTATCCGGTGAATTCCAGCGCATTGCCCTGTCCGCCACCCTTGAAAATCCCAGGGCCGTGGCCCGGATGGTGGGGGGATATGAATTGTCCGGCCCGGCCCTGGCCACTGACTATGCCCCCCGGCCCGTGGCATGCATTGCCTCGGATATTCAAAAACAGTATCAAATGAAGATCTGTTTTCCCCGGCGGCCTTTGGAAGAAGACCAGGAAATGGATTTCTCGGTCTGGGATCTGCTGGCCGATGCCTTTTTGGAGCGTATCGAAAAGAACCGGGCCACCCTTTTGTTTACCAACGGCCGCCGGCTGTGCGAAAAGCTGGCCTATAAGATCAACAATGCCGCCGGAAGGCTGGTGGCCTTCGCCCACCACGGGTCTCTTTCCCGGGAGCTGAGGACCGACGTGGAGGAAAAGCTGCGGTCCGGCGGCCTCAAGGCCATTGTGGCCACAAGCTCCCTGGAGATGGGGATTGATATCGGGGAACTGGATGAGGTGATCATGGTCCAGAGCCCCTTTGCCGTTTCCTCGGCGGTGCAGCGCCTGGGCCGGGCCGGCCACCGGGTGGGCATGGAAAGCTGCGGCCGACTCTATCCGGCCCATGCCCAGGACCTCATCCCCAGCGCCGTGCTTGCCCGGGCCGTGGCCCAGGGCGATATCGAGCCCCTGGCCCCCGTGGACGCCCCCCTGGATGTCCTGGCCCAGATCCTGATTTCCATGACCGCCATGGACACCTGGGATGTGGATGAACTCTTCTCTTTTATCCGTTCCTCTGCCCCCTACCACCGCCTGGACCGGGTGCGGTTTGACCTGGTGCTGAACATGCTGGCCGGATATTACGGGGAGACCCGGATCCGTGAGTTGCGGCCCAGGGTCTCCATTGACCGGCTGGACAATCGGGTGGCGGCCAGAAAAGGGGCCCTGCTCTCTTTGTACATGTCCGGGGGGACCATCCCGGACCGGGGATACTATAAGCTGCGCCACGCCGAGACCCGGGTCCGCATCGGGGAGCTGGACGAGGAATATGTCTGGGAGGCCAAGGTGGGGCAGATCGCCACCGTGGGCAGCCAGAACTGGAAAATCACCCGGATCACCCATGACGATGTCTTTGCCCTGCCCGCGGGCCACAGGGGAATGGACGCCCCCTTCTGGCTGGCCGAGGGGCTGGACCGGGATTACCATTTTTCCCGGCGCATCGGCCGTTTCCTTGAAGATATCGATACCGCCCTGGCCGGGGGAAAAGGGCCCGTGGCGGCGCTGGGGGGCACCCTGGTCCGGGATTATGCCATGGATGACGCCTCCGCCGGGGAACTGGTCCGGTTCTGCCGAAGCCAGGCCAGGGCCGCAGCCATTCCCCACCGCCGCCGCATTGTACTGGAATACGTGAGATCCGGCCCCGGGGCTGCCCCGGGCACCATGCTGGTGATCCACACCCTCTGGGGGGGACGGGTGAACCGTCCCTTTGCCCTGGCCCTGGAAGCTGCCTGGACCCAACATTTCGGGGAGCGGCCTGAAATTTTTCCGGGCAACGATGCCGTGATCATCCAGCTGCCCGGACCGGTGGACCCCGACACCCTGTTTTCCCTGGTCACCCGGGAAAACCTGGAATCCATGGTGATGAAGCAATTGGAGTCCTCGGGCTTTTTCGCTGCCCGGTTCAGGGAGTGCGCAGGGCGCGCTCTGCTGGTGACCCGGCATCGGATCAACCAGCGCATGCCCCTGTGGATGACCCGCCTCCAGGCCCAGAAACTCATGGAAAATGTCGTCAAATACCCGGATTTCCCAATACTTCTGGAGACCTGGCGCACCTGCATCA encodes:
- a CDS encoding PLP-dependent aminotransferase family protein is translated as MKNQEGKFLYSDLADRIQARIESGGYRLSEKLPSLRALCRTTGYSMTTVLQAYVELEKRGIVESRHRSGYFIRPRRKRLRPVPEIRDHEVVPVKVTMDRLIHELTRDMSDPGVLKLGGVTVAPGHLPVKRLHSHLRTISKKESPGLIAGYAHPQGDGLLRHQISNLLFPILPHITQEDIIITNGCTEALDMSLKAVAEPGAAIIVESPTDPWLRQIIMDSRMYALEIPADPVTGIDLDRMAAILDREKIAACIMNPNCQNPLGFIMPDDNKKRALSLLSARGIPIIENDICGDIYFGASRPNPVKKWDDQGNVLYCSSFSKVLAPGLRIGWVVPGRFKKIIKRMKLNRSLISPTLNQALVAAYLKEGTYDRHLRRLRETIRRQHGYCAAAVHRYFPASVKMTSPAGGLSLWLELPRGVSGREVYFEAKKKGISILPGFLCSSFDAFERYIRIGYGRVWDQEVEDAVAQIGKIVYQLADKNSVTKA
- a CDS encoding endonuclease/exonuclease/phosphatase family protein translates to MNTQATVDQISIMTMNLRFGLAKDGDNGWDRRRELVRRLLGRYPVDLICFQEVNHFQAAFLKETLSGYGHIGHYNREVPWWQSNMIFYREDWTCLGSRHHFLSHTPDIPSKLDGSKWPRQCVVGWFEKQGQQILAANTHFDFDAGVQAESAGLVMAFIDTFPPGLPALVCGDFNAEPDSPAADRFSAGGFHEVFSGEEITTFHEFKGGRNGPHIDWILYRGGLEKQGARVLDDDFSGRFPSDHYPVQARFTLEARAR
- a CDS encoding DEAD/DEAH box helicase; translated protein: MSPETDAGILPFHPLIRDWFLRAKGAPTDVQAEAWPRIAAGEHILVTAPTGSGKTLTAFLWALNQLATGAWSRGQVRVLYVSPLKALNNDIRENLLSPLAQIRESFERAGENFPGIRVLTRSGDTPQGERRKMYRHPPEILITTPESLNLLISSTSGCLILGGIKTVVLDEVHACAGSKRGVHLITAVDRLVRLSGEFQRIALSATLENPRAVARMVGGYELSGPALATDYAPRPVACIASDIQKQYQMKICFPRRPLEEDQEMDFSVWDLLADAFLERIEKNRATLLFTNGRRLCEKLAYKINNAAGRLVAFAHHGSLSRELRTDVEEKLRSGGLKAIVATSSLEMGIDIGELDEVIMVQSPFAVSSAVQRLGRAGHRVGMESCGRLYPAHAQDLIPSAVLARAVAQGDIEPLAPVDAPLDVLAQILISMTAMDTWDVDELFSFIRSSAPYHRLDRVRFDLVLNMLAGYYGETRIRELRPRVSIDRLDNRVAARKGALLSLYMSGGTIPDRGYYKLRHAETRVRIGELDEEYVWEAKVGQIATVGSQNWKITRITHDDVFALPAGHRGMDAPFWLAEGLDRDYHFSRRIGRFLEDIDTALAGGKGPVAALGGTLVRDYAMDDASAGELVRFCRSQARAAAIPHRRRIVLEYVRSGPGAAPGTMLVIHTLWGGRVNRPFALALEAAWTQHFGERPEIFPGNDAVIIQLPGPVDPDTLFSLVTRENLESMVMKQLESSGFFAARFRECAGRALLVTRHRINQRMPLWMTRLQAQKLMENVVKYPDFPILLETWRTCIKDEFDMAALGQVLEELAEGQINWAVVHTSRPSPFAAAMAWNQINQYMYREDQPASARSSLTDELIKGLIFDEGLRPVLPQNILEAFELKRQRLAPGYAPATPADLLDWVKDRVAIPEKEWQLLEAGLEKEIGAHEAAALMAAVRDKLDRIPGGGGDLVTAREKTGDIRSAWYGPRIGVNGDPAFGIALFSQWISFYGPVSPAFCTRVLGLDHGRLDLFISSLSETKDLVTGRLAEEGGDADICDAKNFETLVRMQRKASRPGDEPLEIGRLPFFLAQTQGLVGSNGGRDRLDSLFSTLEQLACLPLPAGLWEREILPARVKGYHPSFLDSVFQEGELRWMGHEKEQVLFCFDPDLVFFEPEEGAASWDGVFTSPEQRFDFSTLKSLTQQPAPELAADLWKAVWKGRLSSDNFLALRRGILNKFKLPRDPSGAARKGSRHSRHRGLRRFRPRAGGQADMAGFWFRPEGLGAPAGDGDLVDREELNREKARLLLDRYGILFRELAAREAPGFRWGDLFKSLYLMELSGEVVAGSFFKGIEGPQFMSPGAFRRLKAGPDRTAVFWMNGMDPASPCGLGPAVRRLKLPRRLASTHLVYRGNDLVLVSLRSGRELAVHVPPEDPGLAGYLAPLRHLLTRPFDPLPRVTIETINGGPAAASPYKHIFQVEFEVDAGPRTLDLFQRRDHEPPK